Proteins encoded within one genomic window of Nitrospina gracilis 3/211:
- a CDS encoding peptidase MA family metallohydrolase: MTNPLPRTALAFIMALLLCGASTPAHAGLQEDINRGYSLIDQWRFEEAEAHTRSLMDKYPKSGDVTFLLARVVFYQGDYARSLDLMNQVDDSPSTVKEFKQLVAQTHEATRAMVTRESDHFILSYTDGPDSVLVDYALDALEKSYAVLGGILDHHPKKKVRVEIYPSREPFSRISPLTFKDIMTSGTVALCKYNRLMLISPGSLVRGYNWLDTLSHEYVHFLLSSKSHNNVPLWLHEGIAKYLETRWRGDPKHLTPIMETVLANGLDNDYLIDFEAMMPSFAKLKTAEDVQLAYAEVATMVQYLVELKGLEGLEGLVAGLKDGSPVSDVLDRLLQKDLDRFQDDWKAYMKTQKLKRIPGLTVIKFQFKNKRENGQAEDEEGERALIESRRARDLTLLGDILKSRDHVQAAIIEYRKAISESDTLSPVLYNKLAGTYMLTNEFDEAETMLKQSLEFYPQFPTTLTNLGEVAFKRKDYEAARDYYVKAESINPFNPAVHLRLIRIYAALGENANKEQQETRLALIQ; encoded by the coding sequence ATGACGAATCCCCTTCCCCGCACCGCGCTCGCTTTTATCATGGCGCTGTTGCTGTGCGGTGCGTCCACGCCCGCCCATGCCGGCCTGCAGGAAGACATCAACCGCGGTTACTCGCTGATCGACCAGTGGCGCTTCGAGGAAGCGGAGGCTCACACGCGGTCGTTGATGGACAAGTATCCCAAGTCCGGCGACGTCACGTTCCTGCTCGCGCGGGTGGTGTTCTACCAGGGCGATTACGCGCGGTCGCTGGACCTGATGAACCAGGTCGATGACTCCCCCTCCACGGTGAAAGAGTTCAAACAACTGGTGGCGCAGACGCATGAAGCGACGCGGGCCATGGTCACGCGCGAGTCGGATCACTTCATCCTGAGTTACACCGACGGACCCGACTCCGTGCTGGTGGATTACGCGCTCGACGCGCTGGAAAAATCTTACGCGGTGCTGGGTGGTATCCTCGATCACCATCCTAAAAAGAAAGTGCGGGTGGAGATCTATCCCAGCCGCGAACCGTTCTCGCGCATCTCGCCGCTCACCTTCAAGGACATCATGACCTCCGGCACGGTCGCCTTGTGCAAGTACAACCGGTTGATGCTCATCTCGCCCGGCTCGCTGGTGCGCGGCTACAACTGGCTGGACACGTTGAGCCACGAGTACGTCCACTTCCTGCTCAGCAGCAAGAGCCACAACAACGTGCCTCTGTGGTTGCACGAGGGCATCGCCAAATACCTGGAGACCCGCTGGCGCGGCGACCCGAAACACCTGACGCCGATCATGGAAACGGTGCTCGCAAACGGGCTCGACAACGATTACCTCATCGACTTCGAAGCCATGATGCCGTCGTTCGCCAAACTCAAAACCGCCGAGGACGTGCAACTCGCCTACGCCGAGGTGGCGACGATGGTGCAGTACCTCGTCGAGTTGAAAGGACTGGAAGGTCTCGAAGGGCTGGTGGCGGGACTGAAAGACGGCTCGCCGGTGAGCGACGTGCTGGACCGGCTGCTGCAAAAAGACCTCGACCGGTTTCAGGACGACTGGAAGGCGTACATGAAAACGCAGAAGCTGAAACGCATCCCCGGCCTCACGGTGATCAAGTTCCAGTTCAAGAACAAACGCGAAAACGGCCAGGCCGAGGATGAAGAAGGCGAGCGCGCCCTGATTGAGAGCCGACGCGCCCGCGACCTCACCCTGCTGGGCGACATTCTAAAGAGCCGCGACCACGTGCAGGCCGCGATCATCGAGTACCGCAAGGCGATTTCGGAATCGGACACGCTGTCGCCGGTGCTGTACAACAAACTCGCGGGCACGTACATGCTGACCAACGAATTCGACGAAGCGGAAACCATGCTCAAACAGAGCCTGGAGTTTTATCCGCAGTTCCCCACCACCCTCACCAACCTGGGGGAAGTGGCGTTCAAGCGCAAGGATTACGAAGCCGCGCGCGATTATTACGTGAAGGCGGAGAGCATCAATCCCTTCAACCCGGCGGTGCACCTGCGGCTGATCCGCATCTACGCCGCGCTGGGCGAAAACGCGAACAAGGAACAG